A DNA window from Vigna angularis cultivar LongXiaoDou No.4 chromosome 1, ASM1680809v1, whole genome shotgun sequence contains the following coding sequences:
- the LOC108327871 gene encoding U-box domain-containing protein 2: MEKQKGEKEGCENVMLLQKSVKKLHFGSWEEKDVAAKEIERLAKEYEKVRELATELGVLRVLVSMALSDVASRRRVALKALIHLSNGNHKNIVFEVYVLNAITVIQLQLVSFVDTISGILYVCSFFFRNKALIVEAGLLCKLPKKIDLEDESIREFADLLSSLSSLGNIQFPHSSLDFLQFLIDILKSCPSFDTKESCLVAMCNISTVLENAGPLISNGVVPILLELCSEKGTSEKALTILGNLGVTLMGKKALENSSIVPKCLIEILSWEDEPKCQELSTNILIILAHKNSTQRSKMVQSGIVPVLLQVALLGSSSAQKRARKLLRWFRDESQIEMGPHLGPQSSRIAYVTLKNQRDTEEGRRTMKSLVRESLHRNMEIITKRVNAGEDSSNGLKSLVTSTSSKSLPN, translated from the exons ATGGAGAAGCAGAAAGGTGAGAAGGAAGGGTGTGAGAATGTGATGCTGTTACAAAAAAGTGTGAAGAAGCTTCACTTTGGAAGCTGGGAAGAGAAAGACGTGGCAGCAAAGGAGATAGAAAGGTTGGCTAAAGAATATGAGAAGGTGAGGGAATTGGCGACTGAGCTTGGGGTGCTCAGGGTGTTGGTTTCCATGGCGCTTTCCGACGTCGCTAGCCGCCGCCGAGTAGCACTCAAGGCATTGATCCACCTATCCAATGGAAATCACAA aaacatAGTTTTTGAAGTTTATGTACTTAATGCTATAACCGTAATTCAGCTGCAGTTAGTTTCTTTTGTTGATACGATCTCGGGAATTTTGTAcgtttgttcttttttttttaggaaCAAGGCTTTGATAGTGGAGGCAGGACTGTTGTGCAAACTGCCTAAGAAAATTGACCTTGAAGATGAATCAATAAGAGAGTTTGCAGATTTGCTCTCTTCGTTATCATCTCTTGGAAACATCCAATTTCCTCATTCTTCATTAGACTTTCTCCAATTTCTCATAGACATTCTAAAGTCATGCCCAAGCTTTGATACAAAAGAGTCGTGTTTGGTAGCCATGTGCAACATCTCAACCGTGCTAGAGAATGCAGGGCCTTTGATTTCTAATGGGGTTGTACCTATTCTCTTGGAACTGTGCTCAGAGAAAGGAACTTCAGAGAAAGCACTTACCATCCTTGGGAACTTGGGGGTGACTTTAATGGGAAAGAAAGCATTGGAGAACAGCTCAATTGTGCCAAAATGCTTGATTGAGATCTTATCTTGGGAAGATGAACCCAAATGCCAAGAGTTGTCAACTAATATTCTGATTATTCTGGCTCATAAAAATTCAACACAGAGAAGTAAAATGGTACAGTCAGGGATTGTTCCTGTACTTCTTCAAGTAGCTTTATTAGGGAGTTCTTCGGCTCAGAAAAGAGCACGGAAATTATTGCGATGGTTCAGGGATGAAAGCCAAATAGAAATGGGGCCACATTTAGGCCCACAGTCTTCAAGAATTGCATATGTAACACTTAAAAATCAAAGAGACACAGAAGAAGGGAGGAGAACGATGAAGAGTTTAGTGAGAGAAAGTCTGCATAGGAATATGGAAATAATAACTAAAAGAGTTAATGCAGGTGAGGATTCGTCTAATGGGCTTAAGTCCCTGGTTACCAGCACAAGCTCCAAAAGTTTGCCAAACTGA
- the LOC108344566 gene encoding UBP1-associated protein 2C-like yields the protein MDFSKKRKTEENGDTDSLSSPPSQAFPTATVPTTAPLAAEDIRKILRPFSQEQLLDLLQSASLRHSDVLDAVRTVADRDSTLRKLFVRGLAGETTSETLRSVFSTFGELDEAIVIFDKATGRSKGYGFVVFRHVDGAILALKDPSKKIDGRMTVTQLAAAGGPGGSGDVSARKVFVGNVPFEISSDKLLSEFLKFGEVEEGPLGFDKSSGKSRGFAFFVYKTEEGARASLVEPVKTIDGHQVICKLAVDSKKTKPFGGDQHQHQHTQHQQQQQQHPQQQMQQQGPMMIPQYGGYGGNGYGIQHSVPQYNNPVQVSGGGGYGHGIGGGYGNSQMGGPVSGDYGTRLPPNSGGGFAEGSQYGYPASSTLPPQQQVPMPRPPPGGMYQGVPPYY from the coding sequence ATGGACTTCTCGAAGAAGCGCAAGACCGAAGAGAACGGCGATACTGATTCTCTGTCGTCACCACCCTCCCAAGCATTCCCCACCGCCACCGTCCCCACAACCGCTCCCCTGGCAGCGGAAGACATCCGCAAGATCTTGCGTCCGTTTTCCCAGGAACAGCTCCTCGACCTCCTCCAATCAGCGTCGCTACGTCACTCCGATGTCCTCGACGCCGTGCGCACCGTCGCGGACCGCGACTCTACTCTCCGTAAGCTTTTCGTTCGCGGACTTGCCGGCGAAACCACCAGCGAGACCCTGCGCAGCGTGTTCTCCACGTTCGGCGAACTCGACGAGGCCATCGTGATCTTCGACAAGGCCACGGGACGCTCCAAGGGCTATGGCTTCGTGGTCTTTCGCCACGTGGATGGCGCCATCCTCGCGCTGAAGGACCCAAGCAAGAAGATCGATGGTCGCATGACGGTAACGCAACTCGCCGCAGCTGGTGGACCTGGGGGCTCCGGCGACGTATCAGCGAGGAAGGTTTTCGTCGGGAACGTGCCGTTCGAGATTTCCTCGGATAAACTACTGAGCGAATTCCTCAAGTTCGGAGAGGTCGAGGAAGGGCCTCTAGGGTTTGACAAATCGAGCGGCAAATCGAGGGGCTTCGCTTTTTTCGTTTATAAGACGGAGGAAGGTGCGAGGGCTTCGTTGGTGGAACCTGTTAAGACCATTGATGGGCACCAAGTGATTTGCAAATTGGCTGTGGATAGCAAAAAGACGAAACCCTTTGGAGGGGATCAACATCAGCATCAACACACGCAGCATCAGCAGCAACAACAGCAACATCCGCAGCAACAGATGCAACAACAAGGTCCTATGATGATACCTCAGTATGGTGGATATGGTGGGAATGGCTATGGAATACAGCACTCGGTGCCACAGTATAACAATCCGGTTCAGGTTTCTGGTGGTGGTGGGTATGGCCACGGAATTGGTGGTGGATATGGTAATTCGCAGATGGGTGGACCGGTTTCCGGTGACTACGGAACTAGACTGCCTCCCAATTCTGGTGGGGGGTTCGCTGAAGGCTCCCAGTATGGCTACCCTGCTTCTTCCACGCTTCCACCACAGCAGCAAGTGCCTATGCCGAGACCTCCTCCCGGAGGAATGTACCAAGGCGTGCCACCCTATTATTGA